The following is a genomic window from Pseudomonadales bacterium.
CCCCGGCATGATGCCGATGATCGTCAGCGGGATCGGCGCCATGATGATCAGCGGTACACCGTAGGAACGGAACTGCGCCACGACCAGCAGGTAGATCAGCACCAGACCGACAGCATACGCTGCACCCATGTCCCTGAAGGTCTCGAAGGTCACCTGCCACTCACCGTCCCACTTCAGGCTCGGCGCCCAGGTTTCCTCGGGCTGGACGGTATGGAACTGCTCGATGGCCCTGCCGTCGATCAGCCTGTCGACGAGCGCCGCAGCGATTGCTCGCATGCCGTACAGCGGGCTGTCGGTAGCGCCGGCCACGTCGCCCGTCACGTAGACCACCGGCAACAGGTTCTTGTGCTGGATCGTCTGATCACGCACCGTTTCATGCACATCGGCGATTTCCGACAACGGCACGAGGGCGCCAGCCGGGGAGCGTACACGCAGCGTGAGCAATGCCTCGACGCGCGCCTTCGCCGCATCCGGCATCTCGACACGCACCGGTACCGGCACCGACGAATTCTCGTCGTGCAGATACGACATGTCCTCGCCACCGACCGCGGTCGCGATCGCACGCACCGCGTCGCTCTGCGATACACCCAGGCGGGCAGCGCGAGCCCGGTCGACGGCAATCACGAACTTCAGCTGCGGCGCCTCGATCGAATCGTCGATGTCGACCACGTCCGGGGTGGTCTCGAACAACTCGCGCACGACACTTGCCGCGGCCACCCGGCGAGCCTGGTCCGGGCCGTAGATCTCGGCCACCAGAGGCGACAGCACGGGCGGGCCGGGCGGCACCTCGACTATGCGCACGCTGGCCCCATAACGCACGCCGATTTCAGCCAGCGGAGCACGGACGCTCGCCGCGATCTGGTGTGACTTGCGCTTGCGTTCATGCTTGTCGACCAGCTCGACCTGGATGTCACCCTGCCAGGGTTCCTTGCGCAGATAGTATTGGCGTACGAGCCCATTGAACGTGATCGGCGCCGACGTGCCTGCGTAGATCTGGTAGTGCATGACCTCAGGCACCTGCCGCAGCACCACGGAGAGTTCCTGCAGAACCCGTTCGGTAGTCTCGAGCGGCGTGCCCTCCGGCATGTCGAGCATCACCTGGAATTCACTCTTGTTGTCGAACGGCAGCATCTTCATCACCACCGCACGCACACTGACCAACGCCAGCGACAAGGCAATCAGCAGCAACAGCGTTGCCAGCAGCAGCCAGCGATTGCGCCCCCCGGCAGCACCGTTGAGCAGCGGGTGCATGATGCGCGTGAACAGACGCTGCAAGGGGTCTTCCACGGGCCGCCCTACCGGCGCGTGTGCATGCGCACTGCGCAGAAACAGCCGCCGGTAAAGCCACGGCGTGAACGTGAACGCGACCGCCAGCGAGATCAGCATGCCGGTGCTCGCGTTGATCGGGATCGGCCGCATATAAGGCCCCATCAGCCCGCTCACGAAAGCCATCGGCAGCAACGCCGCAATCACCGTGAACGTCGCCAGAATGGTCGGCCCACCGACCTCGTCGACCGCCACCGGTATCGCCTCGGACAACGGCAACTGCCCGAGTTGCATGTGACGATGGATGTTCTCGACCACGACGATCGCATCGTCGACGAGGATACCGATGGAGAAGATCAGCGCGAACAGCGACACGCGGTTCAGCGTGAATCCCCAGGCCCAGGAAGCGAACAACGTGATCGCCAGCGTGACGATCACCGCGGCTCCCACCACGAAGGCTTCACGGCGCCCCAGCGTGAACAGCACCAGCACGATCACCGACAGTGTGGCGAACACCAGCTTGCGAATCAGTGTCTGCGCCTTGTCTGCCGCCGTGATGCCGTAGTCGCGCGTGACCGTCACCTGCACCTGGTCCGGAATCGCGACACCACGCAACTGCTCCAGCCGGCGCTGCAACGCGGCGGCAACGTCGACCGCGTTCTGTCCGGGCTTCTTCGCCACCGTCAGCGTGACTGCCGGCACATGCACCCCGGGGGCAATTCCCGCCGTGCCTGCGGCGGTGCCGCTGCCGAAACTCACATAACGCTGCGGGCGTTCGCCTTCGGTGACCACGCGCGCCACGTCACGCAACAGCACCGGCACACCATCGTGAACGCCGACGACCACGTCGGCGATCTCTTCCGGAGTCATCAGGAAAGTACCTGCCTGCACCAGCATCTCGCGCCCGTCGTCGACGATGCCGCCAGGCTCCGCGACGGCGTTGGCCACGGACAACGCTCGGCGCAGGTCATCCAGCGCCAGGCCGTAGGCCGCAAGGCGTTCCGGATCGAACTCCACGCGCACCACGCGCTCGGCACCACCGATCGTCTCGATATCACGAGTGCCAGGCACCCGCTGCAACTCCGGCTCGACCGCGTGTGCGATGCGCAGCAGATCCCCGCTGCCGATGTCCGGCTCCGCGCTCCATAGCGTCACGGCGAAGATCGGTACATCGTCGATGCCCATCGGCTTGATCAGCGGCATCCCGACACCACTGTTTGCAGGCAACCAGTCGAGATTGCTGAAAAAGGCGTTGTACAGGCGCACGATCGCCTCGGTGCGCGGCTCGCCGACGTAGAAGCGCACGGTCAGCACGGCCATTCCCGGTGACGATGCCGAATAGACGTACTCGACACCGTCGATCTCCGACACGATCCGCTCGGCCGGCGTCGTGACCAGCGACTCGACTTCGGTTGCCGAAGCGCCCGGATACGGGATGAATACGTTCGCGAACGTGACGTCGATCTGCGGCTCTTCCTCACGCGGCGTGACCAGTACCGCAAACAGCCCGAGCAGGAAGCCGAACAACGCAATCAGCGGCGTGATCTCGCTCGCCTGGAACGCGCGTGCAATGTGCCCGGATACGCCGAGCCGGGGTTCATCGCGCACCGTCATGGTGTGCCCCCGAGGTGTGGCAGTGCCTTGTAGACGGCGGCAGCGGCGTGCGGGTCGCTGGCGACACGCTCTCCGGCCACGAGCCCGGCCAGCACCGGAATGCGTCCGTCGCTCGCCGGCGTGCCGGTACGCAGATAACGGAACGACAGCGTGCCGTCTGCTGCAATCACATAGGCACCTTCGATCTCGCCGCGACGCACCAATGCCTGCGCTGGCAGCAACAGCCGCTCCTCGCTCCCGGTGACGAAGGCGACTTTCAGCAACACGCCCGGGTACACCCCGTACTCGCCGGCTGGCAGGGTCACCAGCACACGGAAGGACTGGGTTCCCGGGTCGGCATTGGGCGGAATGCGCATTCCTTCGGCGGCCACCGACGCACCGTCAGGCAGCAGCACACGAGCCTGGTGATGACGCCGCAGCACGCCGATGTGTTGCTGCGGCACGTCGACGCGTACACGCAGGTGTTCCAGCGATACCCCGGTCATCAGCGGCGTGCCGACCGTCACCGTTTCTCCGATCTGCACATGGCGCTGCACCACGATGCCTGCGTAGGGGGCGCGGATCACCGTGTGCTCCAACCCTTCACGCACCTCCGCCAGCGTCGCCTCGCTGGCCTTCAGACGGGCACGCGCTGCATCGAGGTCGGCACGGGAACGATCGTACTGCGACTTCGCGATCAGCCTCTTCTCATAGATCTCGCTGACCCGCTTGAACTCTGCCTCGGCCTCCACCAGTCGGGCGCGCGCCTCATGCGTTGCCTGCTCTGCCGCCGCACCGCGCGCCTTCTGCTCGGTATCGGTGAAACGCACGATCACGGCGCCCTTCTCGACCTCGTCGCCGACATCCACCGGCATCTCGATCACACGCCCGGCAGTCTGTGCCGAGACGGTGGACTGGTTGACCGCCTCGACCACGCCGTCGAACGTGGTTTCCCGGGAAACCGTGGCAGTTTCCACCACCTCGCTCTGCAGCCCGCTGGCTACCGGTGCGGCAGGCATCGAGGGAGGTGACGGCTCGGAACACCCACCAAGAAACAGGACCGAGAGGCAACCGGCAGACAGGATCGTTCGCATCATGAGCATCGCCCGGACGTTATGCAGCTTCGTGGCGGAGCTTAACATTCACATCGGCAGCATTCAGCCCGATCACTGCACGCGTCGGCATGAATGCCGACCTACGAACATCCGTCGGCATGAATGCCGACCTACGCGCGGGCGATGAAGCGATCGAGCGCATTCGCGAATGCCTGACGGTCACGCTGGTCGAGTGGCGGCGGCCCGCCCGTATGCACGCCGCTCGCGCGCATGGTGTCGAGGAAATCGCGCATGTTGAGACGCGCCCGCACATTCTCGCGCGTATAGAGCTCTCCGCGGGGATTCAGCGCAGTCGCTCCCCTCGCGATCACTTCCGCCGCCAGCGGAATATCAGCGGTCACCACAAGGTCGCCGGCAACACACAAGCGCACGATTTCGTTATCTGCGACGTCAAAGCCCGACGCCACCTGCAGCGTACGCACGCCGGCGATGCGCGGCACCGTCAGCGGCTGGTTTGCAACCAGGGTGACTGCAATGCCGGTACGTGCAGCGACGCGAAACAGGATGTCCTTGATCGCATTCGGACACGCATCGGCGTCGACCCAGATCTGCACGATGCGATGCGCCCGCGCCTCAGTTCTTCAGCAACTGCGGTGCGAGTACCTGCACCATTTCACGCATGCCCTGCTTCCAGTCGACGGCGGTCGGCCCGATCAGTGCGTGCATGCGTGTGGTGTCAAGCTGCAGGCTGCCGAAGGCTTCCGGATTTTCCCTGAACACCGGCTCAAAGCCAGTCAGCTCCTGCAGATAGGCACACCACTGCTCGATGCTCACCGCCTGCGATCCACCGAAGTTC
Proteins encoded in this region:
- a CDS encoding efflux RND transporter permease subunit — encoded protein: MTVRDEPRLGVSGHIARAFQASEITPLIALFGFLLGLFAVLVTPREEEPQIDVTFANVFIPYPGASATEVESLVTTPAERIVSEIDGVEYVYSASSPGMAVLTVRFYVGEPRTEAIVRLYNAFFSNLDWLPANSGVGMPLIKPMGIDDVPIFAVTLWSAEPDIGSGDLLRIAHAVEPELQRVPGTRDIETIGGAERVVRVEFDPERLAAYGLALDDLRRALSVANAVAEPGGIVDDGREMLVQAGTFLMTPEEIADVVVGVHDGVPVLLRDVARVVTEGERPQRYVSFGSGTAAGTAGIAPGVHVPAVTLTVAKKPGQNAVDVAAALQRRLEQLRGVAIPDQVQVTVTRDYGITAADKAQTLIRKLVFATLSVIVLVLFTLGRREAFVVGAAVIVTLAITLFASWAWGFTLNRVSLFALIFSIGILVDDAIVVVENIHRHMQLGQLPLSEAIPVAVDEVGGPTILATFTVIAALLPMAFVSGLMGPYMRPIPINASTGMLISLAVAFTFTPWLYRRLFLRSAHAHAPVGRPVEDPLQRLFTRIMHPLLNGAAGGRNRWLLLATLLLLIALSLALVSVRAVVMKMLPFDNKSEFQVMLDMPEGTPLETTERVLQELSVVLRQVPEVMHYQIYAGTSAPITFNGLVRQYYLRKEPWQGDIQVELVDKHERKRKSHQIAASVRAPLAEIGVRYGASVRIVEVPPGPPVLSPLVAEIYGPDQARRVAAASVVRELFETTPDVVDIDDSIEAPQLKFVIAVDRARAARLGVSQSDAVRAIATAVGGEDMSYLHDENSSVPVPVRVEMPDAAKARVEALLTLRVRSPAGALVPLSEIADVHETVRDQTIQHKNLLPVVYVTGDVAGATDSPLYGMRAIAAALVDRLIDGRAIEQFHTVQPEETWAPSLKWDGEWQVTFETFRDMGAAYAVGLVLIYLLVVAQFRSYGVPLIIMAPIPLTIIGIMPGHALLGQQFGAPSMIGMIALAGIIVRNSILLVDFIQQEVSTGKTLEDATISAAAVRARPIALTAVAAMMGGLFILDDPIFGGLAVSLIFGLLVSTLLTLVVIPVVYYHYHWQSHLRGSTPGP
- a CDS encoding YaiI/YqxD family protein; protein product: MQIWVDADACPNAIKDILFRVAARTGIAVTLVANQPLTVPRIAGVRTLQVASGFDVADNEIVRLCVAGDLVVTADIPLAAEVIARGATALNPRGELYTRENVRARLNMRDFLDTMRASGVHTGGPPPLDQRDRQAFANALDRFIARA
- a CDS encoding efflux RND transporter periplasmic adaptor subunit, producing the protein MRTILSAGCLSVLFLGGCSEPSPPSMPAAPVASGLQSEVVETATVSRETTFDGVVEAVNQSTVSAQTAGRVIEMPVDVGDEVEKGAVIVRFTDTEQKARGAAAEQATHEARARLVEAEAEFKRVSEIYEKRLIAKSQYDRSRADLDAARARLKASEATLAEVREGLEHTVIRAPYAGIVVQRHVQIGETVTVGTPLMTGVSLEHLRVRVDVPQQHIGVLRRHHQARVLLPDGASVAAEGMRIPPNADPGTQSFRVLVTLPAGEYGVYPGVLLKVAFVTGSEERLLLPAQALVRRGEIEGAYVIAADGTLSFRYLRTGTPASDGRIPVLAGLVAGERVASDPHAAAAVYKALPHLGGTP